The sequence AAACATCCATGTTCCGGCCCAACCGATTAAAAAGATCTAAAAAAAACGGGGGTATGGCAGAAATACCGAAAAGGGATATGCGCCGGGGTAATGCCATTGCATTGACGGCACCGGATTCAAGTGCGGCAACACAGGCCTGCATCTGGTCGGACAGGGACATGCCTTTTTTGATCAAGCCCTGCCACAAATCAGCCTGCCATAAGGCATGGGGGTCTTCACATTCTTGGTTTTCTCCCCTGCCCCAGGCCGCCAGCATATCCGGACGATATACCTGGTAATCGTCCAGAACGATTGCAATCCTGCGACTTAACGCCATGGCCTTGGTGCCGGTGTCGTCATGTTGGAGGTATGTTTCAGGCCCCCAAAGGCTCTTGTCTGCCCGGTCCGGTTCCGCTCCCCTGGCCATCAATGCGTCCAGAACAGCCCAGGCCATCATGTCCCGGTTCAGCAAACCCGATTCTGTAAGGCCTGCCCCCTGGCTTTCGCAGCTGTGCTCCCGGATATATTCAAGCATCTGCCGGGGAAACATAAAGCGTACATTGGCGCATATCCCAAAGTGACGGGCGATCACCTGGGAGAGCCATTGTTTCATGCCCCGGGACTGGATGCCGATGAATTCGGGTGAAATAGGATTGCCGGGGTCCTCGCCGATTACGGTGCAAAGGGCCTGGGCCAGATTTTCCATGCGGTTGCTTTTGATCAGATTAAACATGGCACTATTCCCAAGCCTTTACTCGATGATCAAGTTTTTGTTAATTTGCCCAACTTCGGCGTTGGAAAAAAATTTTTAATCCTCAAAATATGTTGTATATTCCTCCGGTTAAAAATTGTTTCCGCCTTGAATTTGAACAAATTCCCTAAAAACTTGATCATCGAGTTGTAATATTCAGAAAGAATGGCGCCTGGATTCAGGCTTATAAGGGTTGTACACCTGAATACTGTGATTTGTATCATCCACAATGACACCTGTGGAATGATAAAAGGAGAACCACATTCCTATGGTGTTGCCTGCCGGACCAATAATGGCCCTGGCATACATTCTGTCCTGGTCGGGCTCCAGATTACTTAAATTATCGATCTTACGATAAAGCTCCGGCCCGGGTTTAATGGGAAACCAGGATTTTGTTTCAAACGTATAGGCCGGGTCAATACCCACTACAGCATAGGGCAGATTTTCCCGGCCGCAGTAAAAATAGGATAACTCTTCAGGAAGCAGCTTTTCCCGGTACTGTTCCATAAGTACCGGGCTGTGCCTCATATGTCCGGCCGTGTTAAGCCCGCATCCTGCCGGAATCAAAAGAAACACAAGAAGCAGGGAAGCGGTCACCTGTAAACTTGAATAAATAAGATTAATTTTCATGAATTTTCTCCCTCCCTTCTGTTCCTTTATATTTAATTTAGTGCCTGAACGGAAACCCGTGTTTGGACGAAAAGTTGCCCAGATGCAAGGCGCAGAAAAATTTGTAACCGGAGCATACTCAAGTATGTGAGGATTGCAAATTTTTCTGCAACGCCGCAGGTGGGTGACTTTTCGTTCAAACACTAATTATACTCCGCCAAACTCAGTAATACTAAACACAGGACAATCGGGAATCTGATCCCGGCCCTTAAGATCAGGCAATTCTACAACAAAGGCACATTCCAGCAGATCAGCCCCCAGCTGCTTTACCAGTTTTACCGTGGCACCCACAGTGCCGCCGGTTGCAATGAGATCGTCCACAATGACTACTTTTTCGCCAGGGGTAACGGCATCCTCATGCATCTCAAGGGTGTCTTCGCCATATTCAAGGCTGTAGCTTTGCGCAATGGTCTTGTGGGGCAGCTTTCCTTTTTTACGCACCGGGACAAAACCGACACCAAGGCGATAGGCCACCACAGCACCAAACACAAAGCCTCTGGCATCAATGCCGATCATCTTGTCAAGATTCTTGTCCTTATAGCGATCGTAAAGGATATCACAAGAATATCTGAATGCTACGGGGTCCTGCATTAATGTGGTCACGTCCCTGAAAACAACACCTTCTATAGGCCAGTTCGGAATGCTTCTGATGTTCTGCTTTAAATCCATTTTCTGTTGTTTCTCCTATATACAAATCCCAATAAGTTGTTAAATGTCCTTCATGCTTTTTTGAGTTAAGCCAGGATATGGATAGACCAGCTTAGCCCATGGCGGTTATTTGTGAAACAGCCTTAATGAACAATTGTTTGACATTATCGGCATTCTTGTTGAACACCGATAAAATGTCATCCCAGGTGACCGGGGCTTCATCCTGCTTCCAGCAGTCATAATCGGTGGCCATGGCCACGGCGGCATAAGGGATGCCCGCCTCATTGGCCAGCATGGCCTCGGGTGCCGTGGACATATTGATGACATCCGCGCCCCACAGCCTGAACATATTTGATTCCGCCACGGTTGAAAACCGGGGGCCTTCAATGGTAACCACGCATCCTTTATCATGGACGTTCAGTCCCAGATCAATGGCCGATCGGTACAGCACATTACGCAGGGACGCATCAAAGGGATGGGCCATGGCCGTATGAGCCACGCCTTGTTCAAAAGAGTCGGTAAAGGTATTTTTACGAAACCGGGTAAAATCAATGAACTGATCCAGGATCACAAAATGCCCCCGGTCAATTTCCTGCCTCAGGCTGCCGCAGGCGGTTGTGGCAAGGATATGAGTGGCACCGGCCTGTTTCAGGGCATATATATTTGCCCGGTTGTTCACCTGGGTGGGGCTGTACTGGTGCTTGCGGCCGTGTCTTGCCAGAATCAGTACCTCGGTGTCGTTGATCAGACCGGCCATGATATCTGATGAAGGCCTACCATAGGGGGTATCTACCTCAATTGTTTCACAATTTTCTAAAATATCAGGGTCATCCAGTCCTGACCCGCCAATAATGCCGATCCGCATCATCTTTAATTCTCCTAAAATAAAAAACAAATCAAAACGACCTTTGCGCTATCATAAATCGCATCAGAGATTCAAGCAGGAACTCAATTATAAAATTGGATCAAGATTTTTTTTGTTGGACATACTCCTGAAAATTCATGGTTTTGTAACTTTGGGTGTGAATATACTGCAAAATTGAGAGCAACTGATCTGCATCAACAAATCCGGGCAGATTATTAATTTTTTTTCCGTCCGCGTCCAGGAACCAGAGGGTTGGAAGCCCCCGAACCCCCCATTGCTGGGCCAATTTCTGTCGTTTATCCGTATCCACGCCAATACTGACAAAATGGTCGTTCAGGTAGGCTTTGATTCGGTCATCCGTGAAGGTTTCCTTTTTTAATTTAACGCAGTATCCGCACCAGGGCGCATGGAAATAAAGAAAAATGCTTTTACCCTGTTTCTCGGCCAGTGCCATGCCCGGAGTGTAATCATTCCAGGAAATAGTTTTGGACGCTGCCATTGATAAATTTTGCGGGGCTTGATCTTCAGCAGCAGGCGATTCAATGTTTACCTGGGGTACCTGGGCACCCAAATTCGCCCCAGGCCGACTGTATAAATATATTCCACCCAGCACCAGCACCACCAATATCCCCACCAGAATATTTTCTTTTCTCATGTTCAATCCTTTTTAAACAAATAAAGCAATTTCAAAAAGTTAGAATATCATAAATTCAATGGATAAAAAAGATGACAGATTTTATACAACAGGATTCTCACATATAATTTTGCCTCGGGACTTTACAGTAATCCGCATAATTGATAGGCAGAATACTATGAATCAAAAACCTGCTCCAAAAACCGGTTTAACAAGAATATGGGCCGCTTTTTTATATACGCGCAAAGGGCTGGGCCACGCATTGGCCCACGAGGCCGCCTTTCGGCAGGAAACTATGCTTGTGGCCGTGCTTTGTGTGGTGCTCTTTTTCCTGCCGCTATCCCTGTTATGGAAGGGGGTGCTCTTTTTTGCCTCGGCTCAGGTTTTGATAGTGGAGCTGCTCAACTCTGCTATTGAAGCTGTTGTAGATATGGCATCCCCGGGCTTTCATGAGCTTGCCGGCCGGGCAAAGGACATGGGCAGTGCAGCTGTTTTCATCTGCCTTGTGCTGGCCGGTGTGATATGGGCTCTGGCCCTGGTTTCCATGTTGACCTGATATCCGGCTGGATCAAACCTATTCAAAAACCGGCCCATAGATGGAACCCAGTGGGCGGGACATACGAATCATGTCATTTGGTTTACCCAAAAGGAGTCCGCATGTTCACAAAAATTTCCCGGTACCTGTGCCGGATATCCACGATCCCGGTTTTATTCGTCTCGTTTCTTATTTTTCTGATCTTCGTTTTTTTTATCCTTCCTGACATGGCCCAGATCATGGATGCGATATCATCAGGACTGGGCTCGCCTGACAGGCTCTTTTATTATGATGCGGAAACGCTTCTGGCATTTGCTAAAGAATACGGCGAAGATGGACGTCATGCCTATGTGAGAACACGGATTACCCATGATATTGGCTGGTCCCTTGTTTATGCCGGATTTCTTTGTCTTGTCATAAGCTATGCCAATACGATCAGCCTTCCTCGTGACAGCCGGCTTCAACAGCTCAACCTGATTCCCTTGGTTCCACTATTTTTTGATACTCTTGAAAACTTGATCATATCAATTGTCATGCTCAGTTTCCCAGAAACCTGGCCGCTTTTAAACCGTCTGGCCGGTATCACCACTGCTGCAAAATGGTGTATGGTAATTTTGAGCATTTTTGCTTGTATGTGTGCTCTTAGTTACATGCTCTTAAAACGAATGAAAAAATCTTTTAGGAATAGATCATGAAGATTTCAAGAGTTAGGGCCATGGAAATTTTAAAATCCACCATACAGGAAGTCTTCCCCCTTTACAATTTGGCTAAACTAAGGGGGAAAAAGCGGCAACGCGCTTCGAGAGCTCAAACGGAAAAAAGGCAAATTCAAAAAAATAATTCATTATGGTAATCGAAGTCGTCAAAGTAAAATATAACGAGCAGGATGCCGGTGCCGTCAGTTTTAATACCGAAACAGGTGTTGGCGCATTTGAATTTGAGTCTCGTTTTATTAAGTCCGGTATTGAGCTGTCACCTATAAAAATGCCTTTATCAAAAACGATTTATTCATTTCCAGAAAACACTAACGCAACATTCAAAGGATTGCCTGGAATGATAGCAGATTCGTTGCCTGATTATTTTGGTAATGCCGTGATGAATGCCTGGATAGCGAGTCAAGGTAAATTGCCATCAGACATCACCCCATTGCAGCGTCTTCAATATACGGGAAAGCGTGGTATGGGGGCATTAACCTATTCTCCGGCAATCCAACGAAAAAACCTGAATAGATCCCAACAAATTGAAATTCAGCCTTTGATTTCCATCGCCCAAGAAATTTTAAATAAACGCAAAAAATTCCAGGTAACAATTGGGTCGCAAGGACAGGAAGATAAAGAGGCAATGATGGCTCTATTCTCTGTGGGTATGATTGCTGGTGGTGCCAGGGCTAAAGCAGTACTTGCATTTAATAGTGACTTTACCCAGGTAAGGTCAGGGCAAGCCAATGCACCTGAAGGATTTACTCATTTCGTTATGAAGTTTGATGGTGTCAGTGCAACTCACAAAGACAATGAAACATTTGGAGATCCATTGGGGTATGGCACAATGGAGTATGTTTATCACCTTATGGCTAAAGCCTGCGGGATAGACATGATGCCCTGCCGATTACTGAATGAAGGGAATAGACGTCATTTTATTACTCAGCGGTTTGACCGGAAAGGCAATCAAAAGCTCCATGTACAAACCTTAAACGGAATTGCACATGTAGATTACAAGATGGGTGGTTCATACTCATATGAAGAATTGTTTTCACTTGCAAGAGAGCTTAAATTAACTCAGAATGATGCCATACAACTATTTAAACGAATGGTGTTTAATATTATTGCCCGCAATCATGACGATCATTCTAAAAATTTTGGATATATGCTTGATAGTCAACACAAATGGCAATTGGCTCCTGCCTACGATTTAGCATACAGCTACAAACAAACCGGGGAGTCCATGGGTAAGCAGTCATTGGATGAAACTTAATGGAAAAAGAGATGAATTTACCCGTGATGATTTTTATAGTTTGAAAAGAATAAGCCCCATATTTACCAAGCGAAAAATTGATCATATCATTGAGGACATTACAGAGCACGTTTCACAATGGAATGACCTGGCTATTGAACATAGTGTCCCACAATCATTAATCAATCTCATAAGTAGTAATTTGAGATTAAAAATTTAGAGACATGGAAATTTCAATCAAAATGGAGAGACATACCACCAATTCCCAACAACGAACATGCTGACGGTTAAAGCTAGAACGGACCTTGAACAACAGCGGCTGTTCTGTTCCAAAGGGATTCCATGCAAAAAGACAAACCAAGTAGGACTGCATACAAGGTTGCCATGAACATGCTTACCTTGGGAGCCAAACCGGGGATGGATAAATTCCTTCCCCACCCGGCATTGTGCAAGCGACGGAGAAATTGCTCGTTGCTTCCGGTGTGGTTGGGTCAAGAACTTTACGATGGGCCCGTTCCAAACGAATGGTCTCTGTCTACGAAGCGTTTGACTGGATGTTGCCTTGTCAGTTTGAGGCCTTTGCCCGGAGAAAGGCATTCTTCGAGCGCCAAGTAAGAGAATGTATTGGCGAGGGCCTTGTGGTGTATCTTCCTTCCGAAGCGGTCCGGAGCTTGTTTTGTCAGTGTGCTGTAGTCACTGGTAACGATACCCGGATCGCCTTTTCATATATCCATAGTGGTGCAGATGGGCGGCCCGATACCGGACGATGGACGGGGCTAATGCTGTGGCTCCAGAAGGTTGCTGGAGAACCATTGATCTGGAGCATACGCCCCGAAGAACTTGGCCCATTCCTGGAAGAAACAGGCTGGACAAATGCTCCTGCGTTGGCGGGAACGCCCCGAAAGCACGGTGTGGAATTCTATGCTGTGGCCACAAAATAAAGCAGAGATACGTTAATCGGATATAAATTTTCCAGGTCAGGTTGTCATTTGCAGAAACATTTTTTAGCGCCCTGGGCGGAACTAGTGCCGCTGTATTGATTCTTGGCTACCTGGCCAGAAATTTTCTTGAAAATCGCCTGAAAAAAGACCTTGAAGATCATAAAGCCATGA comes from uncultured Desulfobacter sp. and encodes:
- a CDS encoding diacylglycerol kinase, producing the protein MNQKPAPKTGLTRIWAAFLYTRKGLGHALAHEAAFRQETMLVAVLCVVLFFLPLSLLWKGVLFFASAQVLIVELLNSAIEAVVDMASPGFHELAGRAKDMGSAAVFICLVLAGVIWALALVSMLT
- a CDS encoding adenine phosphoribosyltransferase, whose translation is MDLKQNIRSIPNWPIEGVVFRDVTTLMQDPVAFRYSCDILYDRYKDKNLDKMIGIDARGFVFGAVVAYRLGVGFVPVRKKGKLPHKTIAQSYSLEYGEDTLEMHEDAVTPGEKVVIVDDLIATGGTVGATVKLVKQLGADLLECAFVVELPDLKGRDQIPDCPVFSITEFGGV
- a CDS encoding thioredoxin family protein — protein: MRKENILVGILVVLVLGGIYLYSRPGANLGAQVPQVNIESPAAEDQAPQNLSMAASKTISWNDYTPGMALAEKQGKSIFLYFHAPWCGYCVKLKKETFTDDRIKAYLNDHFVSIGVDTDKRQKLAQQWGVRGLPTLWFLDADGKKINNLPGFVDADQLLSILQYIHTQSYKTMNFQEYVQQKKS
- the mtnP gene encoding S-methyl-5'-thioadenosine phosphorylase, with amino-acid sequence MMRIGIIGGSGLDDPDILENCETIEVDTPYGRPSSDIMAGLINDTEVLILARHGRKHQYSPTQVNNRANIYALKQAGATHILATTACGSLRQEIDRGHFVILDQFIDFTRFRKNTFTDSFEQGVAHTAMAHPFDASLRNVLYRSAIDLGLNVHDKGCVVTIEGPRFSTVAESNMFRLWGADVINMSTAPEAMLANEAGIPYAAVAMATDYDCWKQDEAPVTWDDILSVFNKNADNVKQLFIKAVSQITAMG
- a CDS encoding type II toxin-antitoxin system HipA family toxin; the protein is MVIEVVKVKYNEQDAGAVSFNTETGVGAFEFESRFIKSGIELSPIKMPLSKTIYSFPENTNATFKGLPGMIADSLPDYFGNAVMNAWIASQGKLPSDITPLQRLQYTGKRGMGALTYSPAIQRKNLNRSQQIEIQPLISIAQEILNKRKKFQVTIGSQGQEDKEAMMALFSVGMIAGGARAKAVLAFNSDFTQVRSGQANAPEGFTHFVMKFDGVSATHKDNETFGDPLGYGTMEYVYHLMAKACGIDMMPCRLLNEGNRRHFITQRFDRKGNQKLHVQTLNGIAHVDYKMGGSYSYEELFSLARELKLTQNDAIQLFKRMVFNIIARNHDDHSKNFGYMLDSQHKWQLAPAYDLAYSYKQTGESMGKQSLDET